TTATTGCCACCAACGTGATCAAAGTGTTCATGCGTATTGATGATACAGACGACCTTCAGCCCGGCCTTCTCCAGAGCCGCGAGAATCAGCTCCACATCATCACCGGGATCAATCACCGCCGCCTCCCGAGTCAGCTCGCAGGCCACCAGATAACAGTTGACCTGAAGCGGTCCAACAACAACAGTCTCAAGAATCATATTTCCCCTCTATCTTTTATTACCCGACCCGGTCAGGTTTTATCAAGACCAGATTTCCGGAAACAACGTCTCTTTTTCATAAAGGAAAAAGGAGCTGACAACCGCCATCGAATCAACTCCACGACTTCCTGCCAAACGAACCGATCCGTTTATTACTATACCAAAGCGGAGGGATAATACATCAGCCCGCAAAAAGCAAGGATAAAACTGGTTAAAGCTGCTCAAGCAGCTGGGTTCCGGTCATTAGCTGAAAAAGTGGATAGAGCGGATTCCGCCGGTAAGCACCAAGACAGGACTCGTGAATTTCAAGAGAAAAAGCCGCCGTACAATCTTCCAGAATAACGGTCTTAAAATCATGACAAAGAGCGTCCGTGGCCGTGGTCAGAACACAGAAATTAGTGGCTATTCCGGCCACCGCCACCAGAGTCACATCTTGCACTCGTAATATTTTTCAAAACCAGTTCTGAAAAAAGCTGAGAACCGTGGTTTAGGCAACCACAAATCGCCTTTTTCCATATACAGATCGTCGACCACCTCGGCGCCCTCGGTTCCCGCCAGGGCATGTGGATGCATCCGTGAATTGAAAATAAAGTCATCTTCATTAAAAACATCGGTGGAAAAGATCACCGGCAGATTCTTTTCACGAAAACCGGCAATCGTCCGGTTTATCGGTAAAATTATCTCGCGCGCCAAAGGGGTGATGGGATAGCCTTTATCTTCGACGAAATAATCTTTAACCATATCAATTATAACAAGCGCCGCCTTATCCATTGTCTTCCTCCTTATAGAGGTTTTGATCCTGAAGAGAACATCTTCCTATAGGCAGTAAATTCTTGGCGCAAAACCTTTTCCGGGGTAGCTTGGCTGATGAATGCCCAGGGTAAAGGTTGGTCCTGATCAAATCCCGAGAGAGCAAACCGATAATCGTGGACGATTCTTTTCAAGTTATTTTTAAATCGTCCCCTCGAACCCGCCAGATCAACCAACGCCGCCCCCATTTCCTCGCCCCCCCGGCTGAGCTGGGCCTGCCAGGCGGCCTTGAGCGGATTCTCCATTTCAATCTCAACCCCACCCAGACGACGCAACCTCTGCAAAAGAAATTTTTCCTTGTCCTCAAGCTCTGCCAGAGAGGCAAAGGGAGCCCACTGCAACGGGGTGTGCGGCTTGGGAATAAAAGGATTGATACTGACACTCAAAGAAATATTTAATTGCCGTCTGGAACGGGCCGCCAGCATCCTGGTTCTGATCTTGTCAACCAGATCAACAATCGCCTCGATGTCATCCCTCGATTCCCCCGGCAAGCCAATAATGAAATAAAGCTTCAAGCGACCGATTCCGGCGGCCGCCACCCGCTCCGCCTGGACCAGGATAAGCTCTTCGGAAAGTCCTTTGCGCAAGGCCAGGCGCAAACGCTCCGAGCCGGCTTCCGGGGCAATCGTAATAGCTTTGACCCCACCACGCTGCATCACTTCCAGCAGGGCATCGTCCACCACATCGATCCGTAAAGAGGAAAAACTAAATTCCAGCTTCTGTTCCACCAGCCAACGGCAAAGCCCGGGAAGCTCGGGATAGTCACCCAGAGCTGAGCCTACCAGACCAACCCGGCGATAACCCAACTCCTGCCCGGCGACAACGCTTTCCTGCAAACAACTTAATGAACGATTGCGAAATGGACGATAGACGAAGCCAGCCGCGCAGAAACGACAGCCCCGAGGACAGCCGCGGTTGACCTCAAGCAGCAGACTGTCGGTAAAAACCTGAGGCCCGGACCCGGCGACGAAGGTTCGCGGCACCAGACTGTCGACCTCAGCCCGCGGTAACCGAACCTGGCCTGGAACCGGCAGGGAGGCCTTCAGAAAACCGGGTACCGCCCGCAGAGCAGGCAGTAAATCTCGCCGATCAGCCCCCTGTCGCTCAAGCAAAACCTTTATTAATATCGGAATCTGGAGCTCGCCTTCACCCAGCAGAAAACCATCCACCAGCGAAAAAAGCGGCAACGGGTTAATAAAGGTTGTGACGCCGCCGACCAGAATCAAAGGGCTTTCAGTTCCCCGCTTCCGGGCCTGAGGAGCAAGACCAGACTGCATAAGCAAGGTCACCAGATTCAAATAGTCACTTTCAAAAGAGATTGAAAAAAGGAGCAGACCGGCATCGCTGAGTGGCCGCCGGCTTTCCCTGGTCAAGGGCGGCCCGTTGCCTTCGGGCTCAAGACAGAATCTTTCCGCCACAATCCGCGGCTCTTGATTCAGAAGGTGATAGATGGTCTGAAAACCAAGATTGCTCATCGCCAGAGGATAAGTGTTGGGATAACCCAGAGCCACCGGAAAACGCCCGCCCCAATCCTTGCGGCTCACCCCTTTTTCCTCGGACGCTAATTTTTCCTGATGTCTCATTCCGACGGCGTTCCCCTTTCTTCAAGCAGAAACGCTACCCGGGACCAAAGTTCCGGGGCTCCACTCTTCAACAAGGCGGAAACCGGCACCGGCTCCGCCCCAAACCCCTGCAACCGAAGCCGCTCGCGCCAGCAACGTAATTGTTTGACCCGAGCCTGGGGTTTGAGCTTGTCGATTTTGGTCAAAACCGGAAAAAAAGGCAGATCGTTTTCAAGCAGCCAAGTCATCAGGGCAAGTTCTTCGGCTTCCGCCTCACGACGCAGATCCATGAGCAACAGCAGCCCTTTGAGGGCCTGATGTCCGGCCAGATAGTCATGCACCATCATCCCCCAGCCGCCCTGAGTTTTGCGATCAACAGCCGCATAACCATAGCCCGGCAGGTCGACCAGATAGAAAGTCCGGTTCACCAGAAAAAAATTAAGCAGCCGGGTGTGTCCCGGCTTGGCGCTGGTCCGAGCCAGCGCCCGCCGACCCAGCAGATAATTGATCAGGGTCGATTTCCCAACATTTGAACGGCCGGCAATCGCCAGATGGGGCAGTCCATCATCCGGCGCTTGAGAAATTTCGGCCGCACTCTTAACAAATTCTACCGTGTTAATTTTCATCAAAAAGACTATCAAAAGGGGTTGCAAGAAAACCCGACGATGTACTAAAATACCGGATTGTCGAATCTATCGGCCTAAGATATCTCGAAAGCTCCATCAGCCAATCTTTTTCACAAGGACTTCTCCGATGCATTACGAAGGCAATATCATCCGCCCGCCAAGTGAGGCTCGCAGCATCATTCTTCAGGTCACCGTGGGCTGTTCCCATAACCTCTGCACCTTCTGTCCCACCTACCGTGATGTCCGTTTCCGCATCAAGGACGAAGCCACCCTGACCACCGACATTCGCTATGCCGCTCGGGCCTTTACCGCCGCCCGCCGCCTGTTTATCACCGATGGCGACGCCCTGGTCATACCGTTTCCCAGGCTCCAGAGTCTGTTCGAAGAAATCAACCGCGAACTACCTCAGTTGACACGCATCGGAATCTACGCCTCCGCCAAAGCTCTGCGCCGGCGCAGTCTGGAGGAACTCCGTCTCCTCCGTGAACTTAAACTCGGAATCATTTATTACGGACTCGAAAGCGGTGACGACGAAACCCTGGCCGCGATCGAAAAA
This Pseudomonadota bacterium DNA region includes the following protein-coding sequences:
- a CDS encoding radical SAM protein, with translation MRHQEKLASEEKGVSRKDWGGRFPVALGYPNTYPLAMSNLGFQTIYHLLNQEPRIVAERFCLEPEGNGPPLTRESRRPLSDAGLLLFSISFESDYLNLVTLLMQSGLAPQARKRGTESPLILVGGVTTFINPLPLFSLVDGFLLGEGELQIPILIKVLLERQGADRRDLLPALRAVPGFLKASLPVPGQVRLPRAEVDSLVPRTFVAGSGPQVFTDSLLLEVNRGCPRGCRFCAAGFVYRPFRNRSLSCLQESVVAGQELGYRRVGLVGSALGDYPELPGLCRWLVEQKLEFSFSSLRIDVVDDALLEVMQRGGVKAITIAPEAGSERLRLALRKGLSEELILVQAERVAAAGIGRLKLYFIIGLPGESRDDIEAIVDLVDKIRTRMLAARSRRQLNISLSVSINPFIPKPHTPLQWAPFASLAELEDKEKFLLQRLRRLGGVEIEMENPLKAAWQAQLSRGGEEMGAALVDLAGSRGRFKNNLKRIVHDYRFALSGFDQDQPLPWAFISQATPEKVLRQEFTAYRKMFSSGSKPL
- a CDS encoding YihA family ribosome biogenesis GTP-binding protein, with translation MKINTVEFVKSAAEISQAPDDGLPHLAIAGRSNVGKSTLINYLLGRRALARTSAKPGHTRLLNFFLVNRTFYLVDLPGYGYAAVDRKTQGGWGMMVHDYLAGHQALKGLLLLMDLRREAEAEELALMTWLLENDLPFFPVLTKIDKLKPQARVKQLRCWRERLRLQGFGAEPVPVSALLKSGAPELWSRVAFLLEERGTPSE
- a CDS encoding radical SAM protein, with translation MHYEGNIIRPPSEARSIILQVTVGCSHNLCTFCPTYRDVRFRIKDEATLTTDIRYAARAFTAARRLFITDGDALVIPFPRLQSLFEEINRELPQLTRIGIYASAKALRRRSLEELRLLRELKLGIIYYGLESGDDETLAAIEKGTTGAESISLCQKVKDADIKLSTTVMLGIAGRDRSLIHARRTGEVLSAIDPNYVGALVTMVVPGTPLDESRRNGRFELPDQHGLLLELKEMISWTNLSRGMFMANHASNY